The Rhodococcus rhodochrous DNA window GGTCTTCCTCGATCAGGACGTGAAGAACGTCGTCGTACCGGAGGGACGCACCGACGCGACCCGCTTCGTCATCACGTTGAAGCGGGTCGACGACCGGTGGTTGCTCGACGGGGCCGACGCGCGGTAGCGCGGGCCCGGCTCCGTCGTAGCGGAACATCGAGCGTGCCGGGAGCGGTCAGGCCTCGGTGAGCGTCTTCGATGCCGTGTCATCCGGACTCGCATCGGCCTCGCGCGGGACGGTGAAGGTCGCAGCGACAGAGGCGATCGCGACGACGAAGCACGCCACGGTATACCACAGGCTGCCGATCGGGTCGCCTGCCTCGGTGACCCCGTCGACGGCGGAGAACCAGTCGGGCAGAGCGCTGATCCACAGCACGGCCATCACGGCGAGATAGGCGATGGCGTACCAGCGGACGAGGTCGTTCGAATAGAGCCGATCGGTGGGTGTGTTCCGCAGCCGGGACCACTGGCGCGAGAGCACGTAGATCGCCACGATCGACAGGATCACGAGTTCGGCCGCGTAGATCGTCGCCCGAACCGTCGTGCTGCCCATGCCGATCACGGTCGCCGGCGCCGGGAGGATCACCACACCCACGGACGCGAGAAGTCCGACGGTGATCGTGCGCCAGGTCAGTTCGAGGCCGCCGAAGGTGCGCCCCGCGTCGATGTGCCGGCCGACGAAGAACTGCGCGCAGAATGCCAGCGACATCGGCCACAGGGCGGCGAAGACCACGACGCTCGGGAGCGGAACGGAGTCGAAGAAGGGCTGGTTGATCGGGTTGTCGAGCGACCACTCCCACCACCGCAGCTGCGGTCCGAGGTGATCGAAGATCTCGTAGAAGGCGTGGTGGACGAAGCCCACGCAGACGGCGCCGACGACGGTGCCGTACTGCCGGAACACCCCGAGCATCCGGACGATTTCGAACGCGATCGTCGCCATCATCGGGTAGATGGCGATGATGTACAGCGGCAGACGTCCCCACATGAACTCGACGGTGAACACGTTGTGCGCGAACATCGTGTCGAGGTAGTCCTCCACGCCGAAGGCGTCGGGGAAGTACAGCAGCGGTTCGATGATGAACAGGAACGCGAGCGTACCGAGCCAGACGACGAGGTTCGTGGCGTCACCGGTGCGCCGCAGCCGGACGATCGCGTACACGAGCATCAGCACCGCCCCGAGCACGATGGTCGCCTCGAGGACGGGCAGCGTCCAGTTCTCCAGCGCGAACGGACTGCGCAGTTCGAAGATCCCACCGGCTTCGTCGCACGAGAATCCGAGGCGGGTCGAGAGGTTCTCGAAGGTGGGCGAGCACAGATCGGACATCAGTTGTTCCTCCCGCCCACGGTTTCCGCCGTGTACCACTGCGAGACGTCGTAGCCTTCGTCGAATCGGCGGAACCACACGTCGGCGAGCGCCGGCAGCTTCTCGTGGTCGGGATTGTGCTTGGGCATCTGGCTGCGGACGATGCCCACCAGCGCGACGAGCTGTTCGCCGAGCGGCAGGACGTCGAAGGCGCGCGGCATCGGGCCGTGGTCCTCGTACCGCAGGAACGGCAACCGGCGCCGCAGGTTCTGCTTGCGGCGGTACGACGCGAACATCGACATCGCGTCGATCTTCCGTTCCTCCAGCGGCACATGCTTGTTGAATCCCTCGCATGCGATGGCGATGACGTCGAGCACGTGCTTGAACACCGAGGGGGCCTGACGCATGCGGTACAGATCGCTGCCGACCACCGCGTCGAAGATGATGAGCGCCGAACTGCGGTGTTCGACCTCCTCGACGAAATGCCAGATGAACAACGACGCGACCCGGTCGTCGCCGGGGCGGAAGAGAGCCGAGTCGTTGTCGAGCATGAGCTTGAAGACGGGGGTGAAGGTCGCCTCGAGGTCGGCGGTGTACGCGAGGCGGTACTCGGCGGAGGTCTCGGCGGTGAGCTTGTCGAAGGCGCCGATGACGTCGTCGAGCGTCTCCTGCAGTCCCGGATAGCTCTTGATCAGACCCTTCACGTGTTGCCGGTGGGCGGTGGAGTGCTGCCCCTCCTGGTACATGAAGGCGTTGGCCTCTTCGAGGACCTCGGGATCGGTGATGCGCGGGGTGATCTCACGGATCATGTTCACGATCATCTTCTCGAAACCGATCGCGAGGAACGAGACGGCGTTGGCCATGCTCGAGAAGGCCGGATTCTCCTCGTTCCACAGGAACGGCACGTCGTAATCCGCGAATGCGAAGCG harbors:
- a CDS encoding metal-dependent hydrolase produces the protein MTNLQVRKMRFAFADYDVPFLWNEENPAFSSMANAVSFLAIGFEKMIVNMIREITPRITDPEVLEEANAFMYQEGQHSTAHRQHVKGLIKSYPGLQETLDDVIGAFDKLTAETSAEYRLAYTADLEATFTPVFKLMLDNDSALFRPGDDRVASLFIWHFVEEVEHRSSALIIFDAVVGSDLYRMRQAPSVFKHVLDVIAIACEGFNKHVPLEERKIDAMSMFASYRRKQNLRRRLPFLRYEDHGPMPRAFDVLPLGEQLVALVGIVRSQMPKHNPDHEKLPALADVWFRRFDEGYDVSQWYTAETVGGRNN